Proteins from a genomic interval of Heterodontus francisci isolate sHetFra1 chromosome 31, sHetFra1.hap1, whole genome shotgun sequence:
- the yrdc gene encoding yrdC domain-containing protein, mitochondrial isoform X2, whose amino-acid sequence MLSGRRLLRRLMGSHMGTGGERHCGQARLMRLLVAGPRPQPRAGVGDWKDVLMETVKVLQSGQVVAVPTDTIYGITCLAQNSEAIRRIYEFKGRNENKPLAICVGNVEDIYKYCKVTVSDQVLSDLLPGPVTLVFKRSDNLNKDLNPFTELVGVRIPQHPFIQKLAQVCGEPLALTSANLSSQTSTLTTEEFRDLWPLLGLVVDGGPIGNMMNPECRLGSTVVNLGTPGKYSIIRPGCTVYGSENLPQEYCRL is encoded by the exons ATGTTGAGCGGGCGGCGGCTGCTGCGACGGCTCATGGGGAGCCACATGGGGACGGGAGGCGAGCGGCACTGCGGCCAGGCTCGCCTGATGCGGCTGCTGGTGGCCGGGCCTAGGCCGCAGCCTCGGGCTGGAGTAGGAG ATTGGAAAGATGTCTTAATGGAGACCGTAAAGGTTCTTCAGAGTGGTCAAGTGGTGGCAGTTCCTACAGACACGATCTATGGAATCACCTGTCTGGCGCAGAATTCTGAAGCCATCCGAAGGATTTATGAATTCAAAGGAcgaaatgagaacaagcctttagctATTTGTGTTGGAAATGTTGAAGATATTTATAA GTACTGTAAGGTCACTGTTTCTGACCAGGTATTAAGTGATCTCCTGCCAGGACCTGTAACATTGGTCTTCAAGCGATCAGATAATCTGAACAAAGATTTGAATCCTTTCACTGAA TTAGTGGGTGTACGTATTCCACAGCATCCGTTTATTCAGAAGCTGGCACAGGTGTGTGGTGAACCTCTAGCTTTGACGAGTGCCAACCTCAGCTCTCAGACCAGCACTCTAACTACAGAG GAATTTCGAGACCTTTGGCCTTTGTTGGGTCTTGTTGTTGACGGTGGACCAATTGGCAACATGATGAACCCTGAATGTCGGTTAGGATCAACAGTGGTTAACTTGGGCACTCCTGGCAAATACAGCATCATCAGGCCTGGTTG TACAGTTTATGGAAGTGAAAACCTACCCCAAGAATATTGCAGGTTGTGA
- the yrdc gene encoding yrdC domain-containing protein, mitochondrial isoform X1 — protein MLSGRRLLRRLMGSHMGTGGERHCGQARLMRLLVAGPRPQPRAGVGDWKDVLMETVKVLQSGQVVAVPTDTIYGITCLAQNSEAIRRIYEFKGRNENKPLAICVGNVEDIYKYCKVTVSDQVLSDLLPGPVTLVFKRSDNLNKDLNPFTELVGVRIPQHPFIQKLAQVCGEPLALTSANLSSQTSTLTTEEFRDLWPLLGLVVDGGPIGNMMNPECRLGSTVVNLGTPGKYSIIRPGCAFSTTVEILQNKHGLFLQS, from the exons ATGTTGAGCGGGCGGCGGCTGCTGCGACGGCTCATGGGGAGCCACATGGGGACGGGAGGCGAGCGGCACTGCGGCCAGGCTCGCCTGATGCGGCTGCTGGTGGCCGGGCCTAGGCCGCAGCCTCGGGCTGGAGTAGGAG ATTGGAAAGATGTCTTAATGGAGACCGTAAAGGTTCTTCAGAGTGGTCAAGTGGTGGCAGTTCCTACAGACACGATCTATGGAATCACCTGTCTGGCGCAGAATTCTGAAGCCATCCGAAGGATTTATGAATTCAAAGGAcgaaatgagaacaagcctttagctATTTGTGTTGGAAATGTTGAAGATATTTATAA GTACTGTAAGGTCACTGTTTCTGACCAGGTATTAAGTGATCTCCTGCCAGGACCTGTAACATTGGTCTTCAAGCGATCAGATAATCTGAACAAAGATTTGAATCCTTTCACTGAA TTAGTGGGTGTACGTATTCCACAGCATCCGTTTATTCAGAAGCTGGCACAGGTGTGTGGTGAACCTCTAGCTTTGACGAGTGCCAACCTCAGCTCTCAGACCAGCACTCTAACTACAGAG GAATTTCGAGACCTTTGGCCTTTGTTGGGTCTTGTTGTTGACGGTGGACCAATTGGCAACATGATGAACCCTGAATGTCGGTTAGGATCAACAGTGGTTAACTTGGGCACTCCTGGCAAATACAGCATCATCAGGCCTGGTTG TGCATTTAGTACCACGGTGGAAATTCTCCAGAATAAGCATGGCTTGTTCTTGCAGTCATAG